The DNA region CCCTCCATTGTTGAAGTTGTTACATTTTTATATTTATTTTTAATAGCATTAATCACGCCATCAACCAGCACTTCAGGGGCGGAAGCCCCTGCCGTTAAGCCAATTTTATTGGCGTTATCTAGCCACTCAAAATTGAGAGAATTGGCATCGTCAATCAAGTAAGAATTTGTTCCTAGCTCCTCCCCCAAATCCCGCAACCTATTTGAGTTTGAGCTATTTTTTGCCCCCACCACCAGCATAACATCAACTTGTGGTGCAAGCATTGAAACTGCATCTTGCCGATTTTGCGTTGCATAGCAAATATCCTTAGTTTCAGGCCCTATTATATTTGGAAACCTTTCTTTAAGTTTATTTATAATCCCCCTT from Rickettsiales bacterium includes:
- the ispH gene encoding 4-hydroxy-3-methylbut-2-enyl diphosphate reductase (catalyzes the conversion of 1-hydroxy-2-methyl-2-(E)-butenyl 4-diphosphate into isopentenyl diphosphate (IPP) and dimethylallyl diphosphate (DMAPP); functions in the nonmevalonate isoprenoid biosynthesis pathway) — translated: RGIINKLKERFPNIIGPETKDICYATQNRQDAVSMLAPQVDVMLVVGAKNSSNSNRLRDLGEELGTNSYLIDDANSLNFEWLDNANKIGLTAGASAPEVLVDGVINAIKNKYKNVTTSTMEGIIENVNFRLPKELRG